A region of Dermochelys coriacea isolate rDerCor1 chromosome 1, rDerCor1.pri.v4, whole genome shotgun sequence DNA encodes the following proteins:
- the LOC119842424 gene encoding PILR alpha-associated neural protein isoform X1, whose product MESGTCVMLPLVSCLHSLQLWTVLLLALAVSSHGVWSLRSRSPLAPRPLCARRSPSAARPVCIWDKISPSERDSRFITLRQRSLTPRDGELRHVMRLRRQAPGARPATPSGFEEGLPSSQYPWAIVWGPTVSDEDGGDPNSANPGFPPLGYTFVSPHGMATAQPNSHSLLHNAGLNLRETPATLRPFLFGPRGEGVDPQLYVTITISIIIVLVATGIIFKFCWDRSQKRRRHSGQQSGLRQQESQQPLTDLSPTTVSILGPYGDTMIPTPEMEEPRQVQEVAEKLGGQGKSRTFQLNRIPLVNL is encoded by the exons ATGGAGTCAGGTACCTG tgtAATGCTCCCCCTAGTTTCCTGCCTCCACTCGCTGCAGCTCTGGACCGTCCTGCTTCTGGCCTTAGCAGTCTCTTCACATGGCGTCTGGTCTCTTCGCTCCCGGAGTCCCCTTGCTCCCCGGCCACTCTGTGCCCGTCGCAGTCCCTCAGCTGCCAGGCCTGTTTGCATTTGGGACAAGATCTCACCGTCAGAGAGAGACTCTCGCTTCATCACACTGCGCCAGCGATCTCTGACACCACGGGATGGGGAGCTGCGTCATGTGATGCGGCTGAGGCGCCAGGCCCCAGGGGCCCGGCCTGCCACCCCCTCTGGGTTTGAGGAAGGGCTGCCTTCATCCCAGTACCCCTGGGCCATTGTATGGGGCCCCACAGTGTCAGATGAGGATGGAGGTGATCCCAACTCAGCCAATCCAGGCTTCCCACCTCTGGGTTACACCTTTGTTTCACCACACGGGATGGCAACGGCACAACCCAACTCCCACTCGCTGCTGCACAATGCGGGGCTCAACCTGCGGGAGACCCCTGCCACGCTGAGGCCCTTCTTGTTTGGGCCCCGGGGGGAAG GTGTGGATCCTCAGCTGTATGTTACTATCACAATCTccatcattattgtcctggttgCCACCGGGATAATATTCAAGTTCTG CTGGGACCGTAGTCAGAAGCGACGTCGTCACTCTGGCCAGCAGAGTGGGCTGCGGCAGCAGGAGAGTCAGCAGCCACTCACAGACCTGTCGCCCACCACAGTCAGCATCCTCGGACCCTATGGAGACACAATGATCCCAACACctgagatggaggagcccaggcaggtCCAGGAGGTTGCAGAGAAACTGGGGGGCCAGGGGAAGAGCAGGACCTTCCAGCTCAACCG GATCCCACTGGTAAACCTGTGA
- the LOC119842424 gene encoding PILR alpha-associated neural protein isoform X2: MESGTCVMLPLVSCLHSLQLWTVLLLALAVSSHGVWSLRSRSPLAPRPLCARRSPSAARPVCIWDKISPSERDSRFITLRQRSLTPRDGELRHVMRLRRQAPGARPATPSGFEEGLPSSQYPWAIVWGPTVSDEDGGDPNSANPGFPPLGYTFVSPHGMATAQPNSHSLLHNAGLNLRETPATLRPFLFGPRGEGVDPQLYVTITISIIIVLVATGIIFKFCWDRSQKRRRHSGQQSGLRQQESQQPLTDLSPTTVSILGPYGDTMIPTPEMEEPRIPLVNL, translated from the exons ATGGAGTCAGGTACCTG tgtAATGCTCCCCCTAGTTTCCTGCCTCCACTCGCTGCAGCTCTGGACCGTCCTGCTTCTGGCCTTAGCAGTCTCTTCACATGGCGTCTGGTCTCTTCGCTCCCGGAGTCCCCTTGCTCCCCGGCCACTCTGTGCCCGTCGCAGTCCCTCAGCTGCCAGGCCTGTTTGCATTTGGGACAAGATCTCACCGTCAGAGAGAGACTCTCGCTTCATCACACTGCGCCAGCGATCTCTGACACCACGGGATGGGGAGCTGCGTCATGTGATGCGGCTGAGGCGCCAGGCCCCAGGGGCCCGGCCTGCCACCCCCTCTGGGTTTGAGGAAGGGCTGCCTTCATCCCAGTACCCCTGGGCCATTGTATGGGGCCCCACAGTGTCAGATGAGGATGGAGGTGATCCCAACTCAGCCAATCCAGGCTTCCCACCTCTGGGTTACACCTTTGTTTCACCACACGGGATGGCAACGGCACAACCCAACTCCCACTCGCTGCTGCACAATGCGGGGCTCAACCTGCGGGAGACCCCTGCCACGCTGAGGCCCTTCTTGTTTGGGCCCCGGGGGGAAG GTGTGGATCCTCAGCTGTATGTTACTATCACAATCTccatcattattgtcctggttgCCACCGGGATAATATTCAAGTTCTG CTGGGACCGTAGTCAGAAGCGACGTCGTCACTCTGGCCAGCAGAGTGGGCTGCGGCAGCAGGAGAGTCAGCAGCCACTCACAGACCTGTCGCCCACCACAGTCAGCATCCTCGGACCCTATGGAGACACAATGATCCCAACACctgagatggaggagcccag GATCCCACTGGTAAACCTGTGA